Part of the Pseudobacteriovorax antillogorgiicola genome is shown below.
AGTTGCTAGTAAGCAAGGAGCAAATGATATGCCAAATAAAAGCATGGGAAATCGTGGTTGAGTGGCGCCAGTCGATCAAGGATCTGCGCGAGGTGGCGCAAGTCCGAGGAAGATCGCACACTCTTACCAAGCCGTAATACTAGCGAATATAAATTCTGTGAAGGGTATTGTGGACTACAAAATTGTCCCAGTCGAAATCACACTGGAATCGGTTGGCGCTGTTATCGATAATCCATTCAGCACCATCACCGACGCTACCGGTGTTTGACGCTTCGTTCCAAATCCGTCCTAGAGTATTGTCCCCCTGGGAGTCATAGGCTGAATCAGAGAATACAGGGCTATCAGCGGTGTGGCCATCTAAAAGCTGGTGGCGACCATCGGGGCCAAGCATCTCACTGCAACTGCCGGTGCCGGTTTTAGTCGATGCTATGCAGCCAGGAGCGTCTGTTTTAAAGTGCACCATCCGTTCATGCATGCTAGTGATACAGAAGAACCTAATTTCGCTATAGTTCATAAGGTTTAAAAGCGCTGGTGTTGCCTGACCCCACTGTTCTGCATTTAAGGAGCCGTCGATGCCTAGGTCATCAGAGCTCTTATGAGGCAGGGACTGCACGCGATAGCTTTGTGGAGGGTTGCTATCGGCAAGGTGAAGGTAGTTCAGAACCAAAGTCCAACCACCTTGGTCAGTTTCCATGTCACAGTAAGCAGGAATCAAACCTTCCAAAGATTCAATAATGAGGTAGTAAACACCGGATGTTCGATAACCGAGGGTGTATAGGGTTTGGCATGTATCGGCAAAAATACGCTGCATTTGCTCGTCTATCTCTTGATCTAGGGGTTCGAGCAGCTCTATTTGCTCACCTTTAAGGCCGCGGACAGAAACCTTAATATCTTTGAAGAATGTTTCAAGGTTGTCTTGTGCTCCGGTAGCTTTGATCCAAGTGATACTCGGGTCAGTGGCAAGTT
Proteins encoded:
- a CDS encoding fibrinogen-like YCDxxxxGGGW domain-containing protein, which gives rise to MSPKLSTLVWVLSVASISLACKEDTFKSKEDSVEVDTKATTSDTQKTEEVVVIPTPVTGAYLACAPYSVSATSGQMSCQSRSEDGLPMSLDEVYSEYEWLFAGTGLEALPISTEKLATDPSITWIKATGAQDNLETFFKDIKVSVRGLKGEQIELLEPLDQEIDEQMQRIFADTCQTLYTLGYRTSGVYYLIIESLEGLIPAYCDMETDQGGWTLVLNYLHLADSNPPQSYRVQSLPHKSSDDLGIDGSLNAEQWGQATPALLNLMNYSEIRFFCITSMHERMVHFKTDAPGCIASTKTGTGSCSEMLGPDGRHQLLDGHTADSPVFSDSAYDSQGDNTLGRIWNEASNTGSVGDGAEWIIDNSANRFQCDFDWDNFVVHNTLHRIYIR